A single window of Salmo trutta unplaced genomic scaffold, fSalTru1.1, whole genome shotgun sequence DNA harbors:
- the LOC115184093 gene encoding charged multivesicular body protein 2b translates to MAGFFKKKTVDDVIKEQTKELRGTQRQITRDRTSLEKQEKQLEMEIKKMAKTGNKEACTILAKQLIQLRRQKNRSYAVGSKVTSMSSQTKLMNSQMKMAGAMATTTKTMQAVNKKMDPQKMQQTMQNFQKENMKMEMSEELINDTLDEIFDASGDEEESDSIVNQVLDEIGIEISGKMVNAPSTSRNNPASSTSKSDGISDEDIERQLKALGVD, encoded by the exons ATGGCCGGCTTCTTCAAGAAAAAGACAGTAGATG ATGTGataaaggagcagaccaaagagCTGAGAGGAACCCAGAGACAGATCACCAGAGACAGAACTTCCCTGGAGAAGCAGGAAAAACAACTG GAGATGGAGATTAAGAAGATGGCGAAGACGGGGAACAAGGAGGCGTGTACCATCCTGGCCAAGCAGCTGATTCAGCTGAGGAGACAGAAGAACAGAAGCTACGCCGTCGGTTCAAAGGTCACCTCCATGTCCTCTCAGACCAAACTCATGAACTCCCAGATGAAGATGGCAGGGGCCATGGCTACCACGACCAAA ACTATGCAGGCTGTGAATAAGAAGATGGACCCTCAGAAGATGCAACAGACCATGCAGAACTTCCAGAAGGAGAACATGAAGATGGAGATGTCAGAGGAGCTGA tTAACGATACGCTGGACGAGATCTTTGATGCGTCTGGAGACGAGGAGGAGTCTGACAGCATCGTTAACCAGGTTCTGGACGAGATCGGCATCGAGATATCGGGAAAG ATGGTGAACGCTCCTTCAACCAGCAGAAACAACCCCGCCTCTTCTACCTCGAAATCAGACGGCATCTCCGACGAAGACATCGAACGACAGCTCAAAGCCTTGGGAgtggactaa